The genomic window AAGGTGCCCGGAGGGTGGATGGGGGCGCTGTTGCTTGTGCTGTTGCTTGTGCTGTTGCTTGTGTTGTGGCTGTTGCCTGTGCTGTGGCTTGTGCTGTTGCTGTGGCCTTTGCAGCTACCGCAAAGACCGACGGAAGCCGCTGTCCCTTCTCCCGCTTGCGGGGGAAGGTGCCCGAAGGGCGGATGGGGGCGCTGTTGCAGTTGCTTGTGCTGTTGTTTGTGCTTCTACGGCATTTCCGGGCAAAGAAAGCACAAGGCAAAGTCAAAAGCTCCCCTCACCCCAACCCCTCTCCCGCAAGCGGGAGAGGGGCTCGCATTCCTGTGCTCCCGCATTCCTGCATTCCTGCATTCCCGCATTCCCGTATTCCCGCATTCCCGCATTTCCGCATTTCCGCATTTCCGCATTTCCGCATTCCCGCATTCCCGCATTCCCGCATTCCCGCATTCCCGCATTCAAAAATCTTCGTATCAACTCACGTCAACGCCGTCATGACTCCCTTCCGATACGCAGGCCGCTGCTGCAGCCGTGCATACCACGCCGCCAGATGCGGCAGCTCCGGGCGTTGGATCGGCATTTCAAACCAGGCGTAAATAAACGACCCCAACGGAATATCGCCCATCGCGAAACGTTCGCCAGACAGCCACGGTTGCTCGGCCAGCGCCGCGTCAGCGAGCGTCAGCAGCTCACCACAGCGCAGCAGGGCCGCTGCGATGCGCGCCTCATCGCGATCCGCTGGAGCAGTGCGCAGCACGCCCCAGAACAGATCACGGAACGCCACCGCAAAACTCGACGTGGTCCAATCCATCCACTGCTCGCTGCGTGCACGCTCAACCGGGTCGGCCGGGTACAGCACGTCCAAGGCATAGCGCGCGCTCAGGTAACGGACGATGGCGTTCGATTCCCAGACCGGCAGGCCCTGATCCTCGATCACCGGCACCAGGCCATTGGGATTCATCGCCCGGTATTCGGCGGTCTGCGTGCCGCCAAACGCGCCGCCGACTTCGATGGATTCATACGGCAAACCGATTTCCTCGGCACACCACAGCACCTTGCGCACATTGCTGGAATTGCGCCGGCCCCAGATCTTCAACATTCAGTCACTCCTTCCATCAGGTTTCATCACGTGCGCCCTTGCGCGGCAGCGTGCGTACCGCCGATGCCTTGCCGGCGCGCTTGACCTCGAACAGGCCGGTCGCAGCAATCAGGTCGCTCAGCTTGCGATAACCATAGTTGCGCGAATCGAACGAGGCACGGTTGGCAATCTGGTTGCCCACCGCGCTCAGCAGCGCCCAACCCTGCTCGTCGGCCACCGCATCCACCGCGCCACGCAGCAGGTTGAGCAGGCGCGTGTCGCCGCGCAGCTCGTTGGCACTGCGCGGGGTGATCGGAGCTGCAGGTGACTCCGCCGATTCACTGCCTGTCGGCTCGCTACTTGCCGGTTCACTGCTTGTCGCTTCGCTACTCGTTGGTTCACTGCTTGCCGGCGCGGTGCTGGCGGCAGGCTCGGCCACTTCCGCCGGTGCATTGCCCAGCGCTTCAAGATAGATGAACTTCGAGCAGGCGTTGACGAAAGCCAATGGCGTCTTCTGCTCGCCGAAACCATATACCTTCAGGCCATCGGTGAGGATGCGCATCACCAGCGGAGTGAAGTCGGCATCGCTGGAGACAATGGCAAAACCATCCAGGTTGCGCGCGTACAGCAGGTCCATCGCATCCACCACCATCGCCATGTCCGAGGCATTCTTGCCCTTGGAATAGGCGAACTGCTGGATCGGCCGGATCGCGAACTCGTGCAGCACGCTTTCCCAGCCCTTCAGGCGTGGGTTCTTCCAATCACCGTAGGCGCGGCGTACGTTGGCCACGCCGAACGCGGCCACTTCCACCAGGATGTCGTCGATCTTCGACGACGGTGCGTTATCGGCATCGATCAACAGCGCGATGCGTTTCTCGGGTTCAGACACGGGACGACTCCATGGCGACACGCTGGATGCCAGTATCGGTCATCGCTGTTTCAAAGCACATCAATGCGATGATGCCGGCTGACAACCCGCCCCCATGGCCGGTTCACCGGCCCCACCGGAGTACGTCATGCCGCAACACCCGCATCTTGTCGTCGTCGGCGGTGGTTTCGCCGGGCTCTGGGCCAGCCGTGCGCTGGCCGATGCGCCACTGCGCATCACCCTGGTCGACCGCCGCAACCACCATCTGTTCCAGCCCCTGCTTTACCAGGTTGCCACGGCCGGGCTGTCCGCGCCGGATATTGCCGCGCCGCTGCGCCACATTCTCGGCGGGCAACGCAACATCGAGGTCCGCCTGGGCGAGGTGACCGCCATCGACAAGCATGCCAGGCAGCTGCAGCTCGGCGACGGCAGCCAGCTCGGCTACGACATGTTGCTGGTGGCCAGTGGCGCTACCCATGCGTATTTCGGCCACGACGAATGGGCCAACGACGCACCTGGCCTGAAGACCCTGGACGATGCCCTCGCGCTGCGCCGCAAGCTGCTGCTGGCGTTCGAGCGCGCCGAGGCCGAGCCCGACCCAGCCAAGCGTGCGGCGTGGTTGAGTTTCGCCATCGTCGGCGGCGGCCCCACCGGGGTGGAACTGGCCGGCACCCTGGCCGAGATCGCCCGCCACACGCTGAAGAACGAATTCCGCCACATCAACCCGGCCGATGCCAAGGTGCGGCTGGTGGAAGCCGGCCCGCGCGTGCTGTCCTCGTTTCCGGAGGTGCTGTCCTTGAAGGCACGCCGCCAGCTGGAAAAACTGGGCGTGGAAGTGCTCACCGGCACCCCCGTCAACCATATCAACGGACAGGGCTTCCAGCTCGGCGACACCCATGTGCCGGCACGCACGGTGGTGTGGGCCGCCGGTGTGGCCGCCTCACCGCTGGCACGGACGCTGGACGTGCCGCTGGACCGCGCCGGCCGCGTGCTGGTCGAGCCGGACCTCACCATTTCCGGCCACCCGGAGATCTTCGTCGGCGGCGACCTGGTCGCGCTGACCCAGGCCAATGGCCGGCCGGTGCCCGGGGTGGCGCCGGCGGCCAAGCAGATGGGCAAGTACGTGGCGCAGGTGATCAGCGCCCGCCTTGCCGGCAAGCCGGCACCTGCCGCGTTCCGCTACAACGACCAGGGCAACCTGGCCACCATCGGGCGCATGGCGGCCATCGTCCACGTCGGCAAGCTGCAGCTCTCCGGTGTGCTGGCGTGGTGGTTCTGGCTGGCCGCCCATGTGTTCTTCCTGATCGGCTTCCGCAACCGGCTGGTGGTGCTGCTGAACTGGGCAGTGGCGTACTGGAGCTACCAGCGCAGCGCGCGCATCATCCTCGGCGATGCCGACGAGGATCACGACAAGGAGCCCGCCGGCTGATCCGCCTCACCCGCCAACGCTCAGCTGTTGCCGCTGGCGAACTGCTCGAATACCTCGCGCCCGGTGAGCATGGGCGTCTGGTTGGCCAGGTCGTAATACGGCGGTTTTTCGTCGATGAAGATCTGGCTGGCAAGCGCGAAGCTGTGATCCTGGAACACGCCGGCCGGCACGAAGTATTCGCCATCCGGTACAAGCCGGTAATACAGGTGCGTACCGCATTGCCCGCAGAAGCCGCGCTCGGCCCAGTCCGAGGAACGGTAGGTTTTGACGGTGTCGCCGAGCACCTGCACTTGGTCATCGCAATGCACCGCGAACAACGGACCGCCCGACCAGCGGCGGCACATGCTGCAGTGACACAGGCCAATCTCGGAACTGTCATTGGCGATCACTTCGACAGCACCACACAGGCAGTTTCCTTTCATCGTCAGGTCCGGCGGAAAGAGGAAAGCCGAATTTACACGGGAAAGCCACGCGCGATCACCCGTAGTGCCGAGCCATGTCCGGCAGGGGCCTTACCGGCAAAACCGCTCTTGTAGTGCCGAGCCATGCTCGGCAGGGGCGTTACCGGCAACGGTGAGCCCTGCATAAAACCCTTGCCGAGCATGGCTCGGTACTACCGATTACCGGCCCTTCGGAATGACCTTCAGCTGTAGCCCGGGTAAGCGCAGCGCACCCGGGGCTTGCCGCGAAGAACTCCCGGGTGCGCTGCGCTTACCCGGGCTACGGGATGTTTCGTTCCCTGTAGTGCCGAGCCATGCTCGGCAGGAGCTTTACCGGCAACGATGCGCCTTGCATAAGGCATCTGCCGAGCATGGATCTGCACTACAAAAGCAAAGGCCCGGGTTTCCCCGGGCCTTTGAATTTCATCGTTGCGGCCTTGCTCAGGCGGCGAACAATGCCTTCATCTTCTTCAGCGCGTTGGCTTCGATCTGGCGGATGCGCTCGGCCGATACGCCGTACTCATCTGCCAGTTCCTGCAGCGTCACCTTGCTGTCGGCGTCCAGCCAACGGCGGGCGATGATGTCGCGCGAACGCTGGTCGAGCTTGGCCAGGCCTTCGCGCAGCAGGCTCAGCTGGTTGTCTTCGCTGTCCTCACGCTCATAGGCCTGCGACGGATCTTCATCGCGTGCGACCAGGTACGCAGCCGGCGACGGCGGCGCATGATCGTCGTCGTCATCGGACGGCGCATCGAAACCGATGTCACGGCCGGACAGACGCGATTCCATCTCCATCACTTCACGCTCGGAGACGTTCAGATCCTTTGCAACCGCGCTGACCTCGGCGGCGTTCATCCAGCCCAGGCGGGTCTTGGACTTGCGCAGGTTGAAGAACAGCTTGCGCTGCGCCTTGGTCGTGGCGACCTTGACGATGCGCCAGTTCTTGAGGATGAACTCGTGCATCTCGGCACGGATCCAATGCACGGCGAAGGACACCAAGCGCACGCCCATATCGGGGTCGAAACGCTTCACCGCCTTCATCAGGCCGATGTTGCCTTCCTGGATCAGGTCGCCCAGCTGCAGGCCGTAGCCGTTGTAACCGCGGGCCACGTGCACCACGAAGCGAAGGTGCGAATGCACCAGCTCACGTGCGGCGTGCAGATCCTGCTCGTCACGGAAACGACGCGACAGTTCCTGCTCCTCATCGACCGACAGCACCGGGATCTGGTGCACGGCACCGATGTAGGCGTCCAGCGAACCGAGCGCACTGGGAATCGGGAGATTGTTTGCCACAAGGGCAGTAGAGGTGTTCAGGTTCATAGGACCTCATCTTAGCAGTCGAACTATTGGACTGCTCAGTACAGAAAAAGTTCCAGCGTTCTGTTTTTGTCGCCAAACCCCAGGTTAAACCTGAATAGGCGACACAAACAGCGGCACCGCAGCAGAACCCTTAACGTAGCAAACCCAGTGCCTCACGCATATGACAAGGCGCAACGGGATTCAGCCTGCGGCCGGCAGACCGGCGCTGACGGCCTGCCGGATGCTCTCCATCCAGCCACTCCGCAGCCGAGCCGGGCAGCCCGCAGGAGGGAAAGCCCGGGAGGGCATCGTGCGCCCTCCCCG from Stenotrophomonas nitritireducens includes these protein-coding regions:
- the rpoH gene encoding RNA polymerase sigma factor RpoH: MNLNTSTALVANNLPIPSALGSLDAYIGAVHQIPVLSVDEEQELSRRFRDEQDLHAARELVHSHLRFVVHVARGYNGYGLQLGDLIQEGNIGLMKAVKRFDPDMGVRLVSFAVHWIRAEMHEFILKNWRIVKVATTKAQRKLFFNLRKSKTRLGWMNAAEVSAVAKDLNVSEREVMEMESRLSGRDIGFDAPSDDDDDHAPPSPAAYLVARDEDPSQAYEREDSEDNQLSLLREGLAKLDQRSRDIIARRWLDADSKVTLQELADEYGVSAERIRQIEANALKKMKALFAA
- a CDS encoding GFA family protein; amino-acid sequence: MKGNCLCGAVEVIANDSSEIGLCHCSMCRRWSGGPLFAVHCDDQVQVLGDTVKTYRSSDWAERGFCGQCGTHLYYRLVPDGEYFVPAGVFQDHSFALASQIFIDEKPPYYDLANQTPMLTGREVFEQFASGNS
- a CDS encoding OST-HTH/LOTUS domain-containing protein; amino-acid sequence: MAEPAASTAPASSEPTSSEATSSEPASSEPTGSESAESPAAPITPRSANELRGDTRLLNLLRGAVDAVADEQGWALLSAVGNQIANRASFDSRNYGYRKLSDLIAATGLFEVKRAGKASAVRTLPRKGARDET
- a CDS encoding NAD(P)/FAD-dependent oxidoreductase, with product MPQHPHLVVVGGGFAGLWASRALADAPLRITLVDRRNHHLFQPLLYQVATAGLSAPDIAAPLRHILGGQRNIEVRLGEVTAIDKHARQLQLGDGSQLGYDMLLVASGATHAYFGHDEWANDAPGLKTLDDALALRRKLLLAFERAEAEPDPAKRAAWLSFAIVGGGPTGVELAGTLAEIARHTLKNEFRHINPADAKVRLVEAGPRVLSSFPEVLSLKARRQLEKLGVEVLTGTPVNHINGQGFQLGDTHVPARTVVWAAGVAASPLARTLDVPLDRAGRVLVEPDLTISGHPEIFVGGDLVALTQANGRPVPGVAPAAKQMGKYVAQVISARLAGKPAPAAFRYNDQGNLATIGRMAAIVHVGKLQLSGVLAWWFWLAAHVFFLIGFRNRLVVLLNWAVAYWSYQRSARIILGDADEDHDKEPAG
- a CDS encoding glutathione S-transferase family protein, encoding MLKIWGRRNSSNVRKVLWCAEEIGLPYESIEVGGAFGGTQTAEYRAMNPNGLVPVIEDQGLPVWESNAIVRYLSARYALDVLYPADPVERARSEQWMDWTTSSFAVAFRDLFWGVLRTAPADRDEARIAAALLRCGELLTLADAALAEQPWLSGERFAMGDIPLGSFIYAWFEMPIQRPELPHLAAWYARLQQRPAYRKGVMTALT